Proteins from one Deinococcus apachensis DSM 19763 genomic window:
- a CDS encoding MDR family MFS transporter, translated as MTFPAQPNPLAPHDRAVIAILLVATFVVILNETIMNVALPRLMAELRVDAPTVQWLSTAFMLTMAVVIPVTGFLLQRLSTRRVFFAAMILFSAGTLLAGLAPGFTVLLLARVVQASGTAIMLPLLMTTVLTLVPPERRGAVMGNISIVISVAPAIGPTLSGLILQALSWRFLFLFVLPIALAVLAYGARALVNIGEPRRLTLDVLSVPLSALGLGGVVYALSRVGETPAGLGSPAVSLPLLGGGLSLVLFTWRQLSLQRREAPLLDLRAFRAPQFTLAALLMMVAMLALFGGAILLPLYLQNIRGLNALQTGLLLLPGGLVMGLLAPTVGRLFDRHGPAWLAPPGAALLTFTLWQLGGITADTPVWTLLTLHLVLSVGLALLFTPVFTSGLGALPMHLYSHGSAILSTLQQVAGAAGTALLVTVMTGRAAGLLREGTAPLPAQTAGLQAAFLVGAGIAVLAVILALFLRRPAHGPEEVPSHAEGEAPAALPTP; from the coding sequence GTGACGTTCCCCGCACAGCCCAACCCCCTGGCCCCCCACGACCGCGCCGTCATCGCCATCCTGCTCGTCGCCACCTTCGTGGTCATCCTGAACGAGACGATCATGAATGTCGCCCTGCCCCGGCTGATGGCCGAGCTGCGGGTGGACGCCCCCACCGTGCAGTGGCTCTCCACCGCCTTCATGCTGACGATGGCGGTGGTCATCCCCGTCACCGGGTTCCTGCTCCAACGCCTGAGTACACGGCGCGTGTTCTTCGCCGCCATGATCCTCTTCAGCGCCGGGACGCTGCTGGCGGGCCTTGCGCCGGGCTTCACCGTATTGCTGCTGGCGCGCGTCGTCCAGGCGTCGGGCACGGCGATCATGCTGCCGCTGCTGATGACGACTGTCCTCACCCTTGTGCCGCCCGAGCGTCGGGGGGCCGTGATGGGTAACATCAGCATCGTGATCTCGGTCGCCCCGGCGATTGGGCCGACCCTCTCGGGCCTGATCCTGCAGGCGCTGTCCTGGCGCTTCCTGTTCCTGTTCGTGCTCCCCATCGCGCTGGCGGTGCTGGCCTACGGGGCACGGGCGCTGGTGAACATCGGTGAGCCGCGGCGCCTGACCCTCGACGTTCTCTCCGTGCCGCTCTCCGCGCTGGGCCTCGGCGGGGTCGTCTACGCCCTGAGCCGCGTCGGCGAGACTCCGGCGGGGTTGGGGAGTCCGGCGGTCAGCCTTCCGCTGCTGGGGGGAGGCCTTAGCCTCGTGCTGTTCACCTGGCGGCAACTCTCGTTGCAACGGCGGGAGGCTCCTTTGCTGGACCTCCGGGCCTTCCGCGCGCCGCAGTTCACCCTGGCCGCCTTGCTGATGATGGTCGCCATGCTGGCCCTGTTCGGCGGCGCGATCCTGCTGCCCCTCTACCTCCAGAACATCCGCGGCCTGAACGCGCTCCAGACCGGGCTGCTGCTCCTGCCGGGCGGCCTGGTGATGGGGTTGCTGGCGCCCACCGTCGGGAGGCTCTTCGACCGGCACGGCCCGGCCTGGCTGGCCCCTCCCGGCGCGGCGCTGCTGACCTTCACGCTGTGGCAACTGGGCGGCATTACCGCCGATACCCCCGTCTGGACGCTGCTGACCCTGCACCTCGTGCTCAGTGTGGGCCTGGCCCTGCTCTTCACCCCCGTGTTCACCAGCGGCCTCGGCGCCCTGCCCATGCACCTCTACTCGCACGGCAGCGCGATCCTCAGCACGCTGCAACAGGTGGCGGGGGCTGCGGGAACCGCCCTCCTGGTCACAGTGATGACGGGCCGCGCGGCTGGGCTGCTGCGGGAGGGTACGGCTCCCCTGCCCGCGCAGACGGCGGGTTTGCAGGCCGCGTTCCTGGTGGGGGCGGGCATCGCCGTTCTCGCGGTCATCCTCGCCCTGTTCCTGCGTCGTCCCGCCCACGGACCGGAAGAGGTCCCGTCCCACGCCGAAGGTGAGGCCCCCGCCGCCCTCCCCACGCCCTGA
- a CDS encoding adenylyltransferase/cytidyltransferase family protein: protein MSGFAAVYVGRFQPLHVAHVGTVLHALDHAPRVLVLLGSANLARSVRNPFGASERAAMFRAALHDVGVERGRVTFRPLPDRFDAEAWAADVREAAREVFGENSPVSLVGFEKDASTSYLRWFPVWERLVAPHRPGLNATDLRAAFLTGLPLPEGVPEPVRAFLARFALTPAFVRLQAEWAAVEAARAGLPPAAHLHEERWLHVQAEHVWLHTRTEVIGRGLWELPGRVLPPGEQPALPADAVFDHPARALVTPTAAHVTLGPPPASFPARPVPLVRALARPRRFHEDHHVILTRLLPGS from the coding sequence ATGAGTGGGTTCGCCGCCGTCTATGTGGGCCGTTTCCAGCCACTCCACGTGGCGCATGTCGGGACGGTGCTGCACGCCCTGGACCATGCGCCCCGGGTTCTCGTGCTGCTGGGGAGCGCGAACCTGGCCCGCTCGGTGCGGAATCCGTTCGGCGCCTCAGAACGTGCCGCGATGTTCAGGGCAGCCCTGCATGACGTTGGAGTGGAACGGGGCCGGGTCACCTTCCGCCCCCTCCCCGACCGGTTCGACGCGGAGGCTTGGGCGGCGGACGTGCGAGAGGCGGCCCGCGAGGTGTTCGGGGAGAACAGCCCAGTCTCCCTCGTCGGCTTCGAGAAGGATGCGAGCACGAGCTACCTGCGCTGGTTTCCCGTCTGGGAGCGTCTGGTCGCGCCCCACCGGCCCGGCCTGAATGCCACCGATCTGCGCGCGGCGTTCCTGACCGGGCTACCTCTACCGGAGGGGGTGCCCGAGCCCGTCCGCGCCTTCCTCGCCCGCTTTGCCCTCACGCCTGCCTTCGTCCGCTTGCAGGCCGAGTGGGCGGCGGTGGAAGCCGCCCGGGCGGGCCTCCCGCCCGCTGCCCACCTGCACGAGGAACGCTGGCTGCATGTGCAGGCGGAACACGTATGGCTCCACACCCGGACGGAGGTGATTGGGCGCGGGCTGTGGGAGTTACCCGGACGTGTCCTGCCTCCCGGGGAACAGCCTGCCCTTCCTGCCGACGCCGTCTTCGATCACCCGGCCCGCGCACTCGTCACGCCCACCGCTGCCCACGTGACGCTGGGCCCGCCTCCCGCCAGCTTTCCCGCCCGCCCGGTGCCTCTCGTCCGCGCGCTCGCCCGGCCGCGCCGCTTCCACGAGGATCATCACGTCATCCTCACCCGGTTGCTGCCGGGGAGCTGA
- a CDS encoding nicotinate phosphoribosyltransferase, with protein sequence MTISSPLFTDLYQLTMMQGYHAHGLHREEAVFDLYFRKPPFHGGFAVWAGLEPALDLLEGLHFSGDDLAYLDSLSLFRADFLDALRGWRFRGQVTAFREGSVVFPHEPLLTVRAPLWEAQLVETALLNVLNFQTLVATKAARCVLAAEASPYGGQIVEFGARRAQGPDGAVSAARAAFVGGAVGTSNVEAGRQYGLPLTGTHAHAWVESFPNELTAFRAYAALYPDATTLLLDTVDTLRSGLPNALTVARELRAAGHELRGVRLDSGDLAYLSCRIRAALDEAGFPDVKIVASNDLSESVIASVIAEGGRVDVYGVGTQLATAGGEGGGALGGVFKLAQLGGVPKMKLTGDPAKSSLPGEKRVWRAADGDGAFALDVLTLGETPRAGQQVSDPTNPLRSSRLPGGLTWTDAREVVLEGGRRTGPAETLPDAQARARTDLARLPAGTRRPLNPHLYRVGLGEDVAALRDRIAGELRAHMGV encoded by the coding sequence GTGACCATTTCTTCCCCCCTCTTCACCGACCTCTACCAGCTCACGATGATGCAGGGCTACCACGCGCACGGCCTGCACCGGGAGGAGGCGGTCTTCGACCTGTATTTCCGCAAGCCGCCCTTTCACGGGGGTTTCGCGGTCTGGGCGGGGCTGGAACCGGCCCTCGACCTGCTGGAGGGGCTGCATTTCTCCGGGGACGACCTCGCCTACCTGGACTCGCTGAGCCTCTTCAGGGCGGACTTCCTGGACGCGCTGCGCGGCTGGAGGTTCCGGGGCCAGGTGACGGCCTTCCGTGAGGGGAGCGTCGTCTTTCCCCACGAGCCGCTGCTGACCGTCAGGGCGCCGCTGTGGGAGGCGCAACTCGTCGAGACGGCGCTGCTGAACGTGCTGAACTTCCAGACGCTGGTGGCGACGAAGGCGGCCCGTTGCGTCCTGGCCGCCGAGGCGAGCCCATATGGCGGGCAGATCGTCGAGTTCGGGGCGCGGCGCGCTCAAGGTCCGGATGGGGCGGTCAGCGCGGCGCGGGCTGCCTTCGTGGGTGGTGCGGTCGGCACGAGCAACGTGGAGGCGGGGCGGCAGTATGGCCTGCCCCTCACCGGCACGCACGCGCACGCCTGGGTGGAGAGTTTCCCGAACGAGCTGACCGCCTTCCGCGCCTACGCGGCCCTCTACCCGGATGCGACCACGCTGCTGCTCGACACGGTGGACACGCTGCGGAGCGGGCTGCCCAACGCGCTGACGGTGGCGCGGGAACTGCGGGCGGCGGGGCATGAGCTGCGCGGCGTGCGGCTCGACAGCGGCGACCTCGCGTACCTCTCGTGCCGCATCCGCGCGGCCCTTGACGAGGCGGGCTTCCCGGACGTGAAGATCGTGGCGAGCAACGACCTGTCCGAATCCGTCATCGCCTCCGTGATCGCCGAGGGCGGGCGGGTGGACGTGTACGGGGTGGGCACCCAGCTCGCCACGGCGGGCGGCGAGGGGGGTGGGGCTCTCGGTGGCGTCTTCAAGCTCGCGCAGCTTGGCGGCGTGCCCAAGATGAAACTGACGGGCGACCCCGCCAAGTCCAGCCTGCCCGGCGAGAAGCGCGTGTGGCGGGCGGCGGACGGGGACGGCGCCTTCGCGCTCGACGTGCTGACGCTGGGGGAGACGCCCCGCGCGGGCCAGCAGGTCAGCGACCCGACCAACCCGCTGCGGTCCTCCCGGCTGCCCGGCGGCCTGACCTGGACGGACGCGCGGGAGGTGGTGCTGGAGGGTGGGCGGCGTACCGGACCTGCGGAGACGTTGCCAGATGCTCAGGCCCGCGCCCGCACCGACCTTGCGCGGCTTCCGGCGGGCACCCGGCGTCCCCTCAATCCGCACCTCTACCGGGTGGGGCTGGGCGAGGACGTGGCCGCGCTGCGCGACCGGATCGCGGGTGAGTTGCGGGCGCATATGGGCGTATGA
- a CDS encoding MFS transporter encodes MTAIPWAAVPLDDVIDRLGLGPFQWRLLAICGLTWAADAMEVLLMGFALPGISAAFGLARGAADATLLLTATFAGMLVGALFWGWLADRIGRRAVFLTTVSLGVVFGLLGAFAPTVGLLLAARFLTGFAIGGTLPVDYAMMAEFVPTAWRGRFLVYLESFWALGTVAVAALAWWLSTVFEPAEAWRWLLGLTALPGVIGLIARFGIPDSPRSLLARGQDGAARSALTRVARANGTTLPDAPLLAPPPAPRVTPAALFAGMLRRRTVLLALVWFGLSLGYYGIFSWLPSYLRAQGLELGAVYRTSLLLALAQIPGYVLAAYLVEKVGRRATLVGYLSVSALGAYLFLLAGTPNAVLVTSALLSFALLGAWGALYAYTPELFPTPLRTTGMGFVSGMARLASVLSPSVGALLLTGRLGVALTLFAGCFVVAALCGWAIGVETRGRKLPEAIVPENGA; translated from the coding sequence ATGACTGCGATACCATGGGCGGCTGTTCCACTCGACGACGTGATTGATCGGCTGGGGCTGGGTCCCTTCCAGTGGCGGCTGCTGGCCATCTGCGGCCTGACCTGGGCGGCGGACGCGATGGAGGTTCTGCTGATGGGCTTCGCGCTCCCGGGGATCAGCGCTGCTTTTGGGCTGGCGCGGGGCGCGGCGGACGCGACGCTGCTGCTCACGGCCACCTTCGCGGGAATGCTGGTGGGCGCCCTGTTCTGGGGCTGGCTGGCCGACCGGATCGGGCGGCGGGCGGTGTTTCTCACGACGGTGAGCCTGGGGGTGGTGTTCGGACTGCTCGGCGCCTTTGCGCCCACCGTCGGGCTCCTCCTGGCCGCGCGGTTCCTGACGGGCTTCGCCATCGGGGGCACCCTGCCGGTGGACTACGCGATGATGGCCGAGTTCGTGCCGACCGCGTGGCGGGGGCGTTTCCTGGTGTACCTGGAGAGCTTCTGGGCACTGGGGACGGTGGCGGTGGCCGCGCTGGCGTGGTGGCTCAGTACGGTCTTCGAGCCCGCTGAAGCCTGGCGCTGGCTGCTGGGCCTGACCGCGCTGCCGGGGGTAATCGGCCTGATCGCCCGCTTCGGGATTCCCGACTCGCCTCGGTCACTGCTCGCGCGCGGGCAGGACGGTGCGGCGCGCTCGGCCCTCACGCGGGTCGCGCGGGCGAATGGGACTACGCTGCCCGACGCGCCCCTCCTCGCCCCTCCTCCCGCCCCCCGGGTCACCCCCGCTGCCCTCTTCGCGGGGATGCTGCGCCGCCGCACCGTCCTGCTCGCCCTGGTGTGGTTCGGCCTGAGCCTGGGGTACTACGGCATCTTCTCGTGGCTGCCGTCATACCTGCGGGCGCAGGGGCTGGAACTGGGGGCGGTGTACCGCACCTCGCTGCTGCTGGCGCTCGCGCAGATTCCGGGGTACGTGCTCGCGGCGTACCTGGTCGAGAAGGTGGGGCGCCGGGCCACCCTGGTCGGCTACCTCTCCGTCTCGGCGCTGGGAGCGTACCTCTTCCTGCTGGCGGGGACGCCGAATGCCGTGCTGGTCACCTCCGCGCTGCTGTCGTTCGCGCTGCTGGGGGCGTGGGGGGCGCTGTACGCCTACACGCCGGAGCTGTTCCCCACGCCGTTGCGGACGACCGGGATGGGCTTCGTGAGCGGCATGGCCCGCCTCGCCAGCGTCCTGTCACCCAGCGTGGGGGCGCTGCTCCTCACCGGGCGGCTGGGCGTGGCCCTCACCCTCTTCGCCGGCTGCTTCGTGGTGGCGGCCCTCTGTGGCTGGGCCATCGGGGTCGAAACCCGCGGGCGGAAGCTGCCCGAGGCGATTGTGCCGGAGAATGGGGCGTGA
- the nadE gene encoding ammonia-dependent NAD(+) synthetase, translating to MPPLRDQIRRDLHVQPEIDPAAEAERRVTFLAEYLRRTPAKGFVLGISGGQDSTLAGRLCQLAAERVQAEGGDATFMAVRLPYGVQADEADAQTALAFIHPDRTVTVNIKAAADASAQAAAQALGTRLHNAPDVEAGPHDSLRDFVRGNIKARERMVAQYALAGQENLLVVGTDHAAEAVTGFFTKYGDGGVDLTPLTGLTKRQGAQLLQNLGAPESTWRKVPTADLEDNRPGLPDEAALGVTYGQIDAYLEGREVAEEAARRIEALYLATRHKRALPVTPFDGWWWE from the coding sequence ATGCCCCCCCTCCGCGATCAGATCCGACGCGACCTCCACGTCCAGCCCGAGATCGACCCCGCCGCCGAGGCCGAGCGCCGCGTGACCTTCCTGGCCGAGTACCTGCGCCGCACCCCGGCCAAAGGCTTTGTTCTCGGCATCAGCGGGGGGCAGGACAGCACCCTGGCCGGGCGGCTATGCCAGCTTGCGGCGGAACGGGTGCAGGCGGAAGGGGGCGACGCCACTTTCATGGCCGTGCGCCTCCCCTACGGCGTGCAGGCCGACGAGGCCGACGCCCAGACGGCCCTGGCCTTTATCCACCCCGACCGGACGGTGACCGTGAACATCAAGGCGGCAGCGGACGCGAGTGCCCAAGCGGCGGCGCAGGCCCTCGGGACCCGGCTGCACAATGCGCCGGATGTCGAGGCCGGACCCCACGACTCCCTGCGCGACTTCGTGCGCGGCAACATCAAGGCGCGCGAGCGGATGGTCGCCCAGTACGCCCTTGCCGGGCAGGAGAACCTGCTCGTGGTGGGGACCGACCACGCGGCGGAGGCGGTGACCGGCTTTTTCACCAAATACGGGGACGGCGGTGTGGACCTGACCCCGCTGACGGGGCTGACCAAGCGGCAGGGCGCGCAGCTCCTCCAGAACCTCGGTGCCCCGGAGTCCACCTGGCGCAAGGTGCCGACCGCCGACCTGGAAGACAACCGTCCCGGACTCCCCGACGAGGCGGCGCTGGGCGTGACCTACGGGCAGATTGACGCCTACCTGGAGGGCCGGGAAGTCGCAGAGGAAGCGGCCAGGCGGATCGAGGCGTTGTACCTCGCCACCCGGCACAAGCGGGCGCTGCCGGTCACTCCGTTCGACGGGTGGTGGTGGGAGTAA
- a CDS encoding VOC family protein, producing the protein MPPGARGCAGWRWEAPTGSRAWCSPPGFPRSPGASRWALSTDDVRADETRLRAEGVRVEGGVFAGPGGSFLRVRDPDGNAWFLHQSGEDAG; encoded by the coding sequence ATGCCCCCTGGGGCGAGGGGATGCGCTGGCTGGAGGTGGGAGGCTCCGACGGGGAGCCGGGCCTGGTGCTCGCCACCTGGTTTCCCCCGCTCCCCGGGGGCTTCGCGCTGGGCGCTGAGTACGGACGACGTGCGCGCGGACGAGACGCGGCTCCGGGCGGAGGGTGTGCGGGTCGAGGGCGGCGTCTTCGCCGGGCCGGGCGGCAGCTTTCTCAGGGTGCGCGACCCGGACGGCAACGCCTGGTTCCTGCACCAGAGCGGGGAGGACGCCGGATGA
- a CDS encoding SDR family NAD(P)-dependent oxidoreductase, whose protein sequence is MRLPTRLILAAGLGAIAARNVLKSPYDLGGKSVLITGSRGLGLALAREFSARGARLMLVARDEDELARAAASLRASGATIHTISGDLTDQADIERIVEEAARVYGGLDVLVNNAGLIQVGPLENMTEADFREIMEINAFAPLRLTRAALPLLRARRGRVLIVSSIGGKVAVPHLAPYSMSKFAVTGLGQALRAELAREGVGVTTVCPWLMQTGSARHASVKGQQAKEYALFATMDNLPLLSLDAETAARRMVTALVRGEAEVMVGGLALLLRYAQALAPGLTADLLALGNRLLPGPTTSSGSLKGAEVETPVTRNNPLKRAAEQAYNEG, encoded by the coding sequence ATGCGACTTCCCACACGTCTGATCCTGGCGGCCGGACTCGGGGCAATTGCGGCCCGGAACGTCCTGAAATCCCCCTATGACCTCGGTGGCAAGAGCGTGCTCATCACGGGGTCGCGCGGCCTGGGCCTGGCCCTCGCCCGCGAGTTTTCAGCTCGGGGGGCGCGGCTGATGCTCGTGGCACGGGACGAGGATGAGCTGGCCCGGGCCGCGGCGAGCCTGCGGGCCTCGGGGGCCACCATCCACACCATCAGCGGTGACCTGACGGATCAGGCGGACATCGAGCGCATCGTCGAGGAGGCGGCGCGGGTGTATGGCGGTCTCGACGTGCTCGTGAACAACGCGGGCCTGATTCAGGTGGGGCCACTGGAGAACATGACGGAGGCCGACTTCCGCGAGATCATGGAGATCAACGCCTTCGCGCCCCTGCGCCTCACCCGCGCCGCCCTGCCGCTGCTGCGCGCCCGCCGGGGCCGGGTGCTGATCGTCTCGTCCATCGGGGGCAAGGTGGCGGTGCCGCACCTGGCGCCCTACTCCATGAGCAAGTTCGCGGTGACCGGGCTGGGTCAGGCCCTGCGTGCCGAACTCGCCCGCGAGGGGGTGGGCGTGACCACCGTCTGCCCCTGGCTGATGCAGACGGGCAGCGCCCGCCACGCTTCAGTCAAGGGCCAGCAGGCCAAGGAATACGCCCTTTTCGCCACGATGGACAACCTCCCCCTCCTCTCGCTGGACGCGGAGACGGCGGCCCGGCGGATGGTGACCGCCCTGGTGCGCGGCGAGGCGGAGGTGATGGTGGGCGGCCTGGCCCTGCTGCTGCGTTACGCGCAGGCCCTGGCCCCGGGCCTCACCGCCGACCTGCTCGCCCTGGGGAACCGCCTCCTCCCTGGCCCCACCACGAGCAGCGGGAGCCTGAAGGGCGCCGAGGTGGAGACGCCCGTCACCCGCAACAACCCCCTCAAGCGGGCGGCGGAGCAGGCGTACAACGAGGGGTGA
- a CDS encoding histidine triad nucleotide-binding protein — protein MDNATPTLFERIIAREIPADVVYEDDRYIAIRDIAPKAPIHLLVIPKKVTARVDEITDPAEMGELWLTAVKVARQHAQDYRLLVNCGPGGGQMVFHTHVHILAGWENGPESDTQ, from the coding sequence ATGGACAACGCCACCCCCACCCTGTTTGAGCGCATCATCGCCCGCGAGATCCCCGCAGACGTGGTGTACGAGGACGACCGCTACATCGCCATCCGCGACATCGCCCCCAAGGCACCCATTCACCTCCTCGTGATTCCCAAAAAGGTCACGGCCCGGGTGGACGAGATCACCGACCCCGCTGAGATGGGCGAGCTGTGGCTGACCGCCGTGAAGGTCGCCCGCCAGCACGCCCAGGATTATCGCCTGCTCGTGAACTGCGGCCCCGGCGGCGGGCAGATGGTCTTCCACACCCACGTCCACATCCTGGCCGGGTGGGAGAACGGGCCGGAGAGCGATACTCAATGA
- a CDS encoding HAD family hydrolase, whose product MTAHPFDAVLFDLDGVLVDSELLANSVWVELLGEHGLQMDRTAFMARAVGSTHAALFDWLRADHGWQRPDTFLPELDARLARAFTATPAIEGAAQTLQALTAAGIPFAVASNSLRSRLHMKLEAAGLAGLVGDRAFDPAHVGGRGKPFPDLYTHAAAALGISPTRCLVVEDSVTGVTAGVAAGATVWGLLAGGHIHPDGEAALRSAGAAHILRTHAELREALGLSVPA is encoded by the coding sequence ATGACCGCTCATCCTTTTGACGCCGTCCTCTTCGACCTTGACGGCGTGCTGGTGGACAGCGAGCTGCTGGCGAACTCCGTCTGGGTCGAGTTGCTGGGCGAGCATGGGCTCCAGATGGACCGCACGGCATTCATGGCCCGGGCGGTGGGCAGCACCCACGCCGCCCTCTTCGACTGGCTGCGCGCAGACCACGGCTGGCAGCGGCCCGACACCTTCCTGCCCGAACTCGACGCCCGGCTGGCCCGGGCCTTCACCGCGACTCCGGCCATCGAGGGAGCGGCGCAGACCCTCCAGGCTCTCACGGCCGCCGGAATTCCCTTCGCAGTGGCGAGCAACAGCCTGCGCTCACGGCTGCACATGAAGTTGGAGGCGGCGGGCCTGGCCGGGCTGGTCGGGGACCGCGCGTTCGACCCGGCTCATGTCGGCGGGCGCGGCAAGCCCTTTCCCGACCTGTACACGCACGCGGCGGCGGCCCTGGGCATCTCCCCCACCCGCTGCCTCGTCGTTGAGGACAGCGTGACCGGGGTGACGGCGGGCGTGGCGGCCGGGGCGACCGTCTGGGGCCTGCTGGCGGGCGGCCATATCCACCCGGACGGGGAGGCGGCACTGCGGTCGGCGGGAGCGGCCCACATCCTGCGGACTCATGCCGAGTTGCGGGAAGCACTGGGACTAAGCGTTCCAGCGTAA
- a CDS encoding PadR family transcriptional regulator translates to MARSPNASPHTRAVLRALLAAHPCPSYGYDLSKATELKSGTLYPILQRLHAQGYLDAGWEDSPHPGKPPRHVYTLTPEGLRLAREGSERGTARTSKGVLT, encoded by the coding sequence ATGGCCCGTTCCCCCAATGCCAGCCCCCACACCCGCGCCGTCCTGCGAGCGCTCCTCGCCGCCCATCCCTGCCCCAGCTACGGCTATGACCTGAGCAAGGCGACGGAGCTGAAAAGCGGGACCCTCTACCCCATCCTCCAGCGCCTGCACGCGCAGGGATACCTGGATGCGGGGTGGGAGGACTCGCCGCATCCGGGTAAGCCGCCCCGCCACGTGTACACGCTGACCCCGGAGGGGTTGAGGCTGGCGCGGGAAGGGTCGGAGCGGGGAACGGCTCGTACGTCGAAAGGGGTGCTGACGTGA
- a CDS encoding Uma2 family endonuclease has protein sequence MSGGRRWRTRRRAWRIGSGSKKPGGQSADSECGRCGGEQPGRYFETSPCLPVEVLSSSTAHHDRRHKHAVYTAIPTLQTCLIVSQDERYVMEYSAWCRGLAHA, from the coding sequence ATGAGTGGCGGCAGGCGATGGAGAACGAGGCGGCGAGCGTGGAGGATCGGGAGTGGGTCGAAGAAACCCGGTGGACAGTCCGCAGACAGCGAATGTGGCAGATGCGGCGGAGAGCAGCCGGGCCGCTACTTCGAGACCTCACCCTGCCTGCCGGTCGAGGTTCTCTCCAGCAGCACGGCACACCATGACCGCCGCCATAAGCACGCCGTCTACACGGCGATTCCCACCCTCCAGACGTGCCTGATCGTGTCGCAGGACGAGCGGTACGTTATGGAGTATTCAGCGTGGTGCAGAGGGTTGGCCCATGCGTGA
- the sdaAA gene encoding L-serine ammonia-lyase, iron-sulfur-dependent, subunit alpha, with protein sequence MTTLQDLMNAPAPASAWVLAQDCAETGLDPQDIRAEMLRRIREMRASIERGLKTDAKSITGMVGWNAKGLWEAPDVLGAPLIKRVQAYAMAVNEENARMGRIVAAPTAGSAGTIPGALIGVADHLGLPDERLVDPMILAAGVGKAISKRMFISGAAGGCQAEIGSSAAMAAAAVTELLGGTPRACVHAASLALMNTIGLVCDPVGGYVEVPCVSRNAFFAVHAVSAAQLALAQLESFIPPDEVVTAMAQVGRLMPAELRETAEGGLAQTPTGLAVTARMEGREDAGGMIELPMV encoded by the coding sequence ATGACGACCCTGCAAGACCTGATGAATGCTCCCGCCCCCGCCTCCGCGTGGGTGCTCGCGCAGGACTGCGCCGAGACGGGGCTGGACCCCCAGGACATCCGCGCCGAGATGCTTCGCCGCATCCGCGAGATGCGCGCCTCCATCGAGCGCGGCCTGAAAACCGACGCGAAGAGCATCACCGGCATGGTGGGCTGGAACGCCAAGGGGCTGTGGGAGGCGCCCGACGTGCTGGGCGCGCCCCTGATCAAGCGCGTGCAGGCCTACGCGATGGCCGTGAACGAGGAGAACGCCCGCATGGGCCGCATCGTCGCCGCCCCGACGGCGGGGAGCGCGGGCACCATCCCCGGCGCCCTCATCGGTGTAGCCGACCACCTGGGCCTGCCCGACGAGCGGCTGGTGGACCCCATGATCCTCGCGGCGGGGGTGGGCAAGGCGATTAGCAAGCGCATGTTCATCTCCGGCGCGGCGGGCGGCTGTCAGGCCGAGATCGGCTCCAGCGCCGCGATGGCCGCCGCCGCCGTGACCGAACTCCTCGGTGGCACGCCCCGCGCCTGCGTCCACGCCGCGTCCCTCGCCCTGATGAACACCATCGGCCTGGTGTGCGATCCGGTAGGCGGCTACGTGGAAGTGCCCTGCGTGAGCCGCAACGCCTTTTTCGCCGTTCACGCCGTCAGCGCCGCGCAGCTCGCCCTCGCCCAGCTCGAGTCCTTCATCCCCCCCGATGAGGTCGTGACCGCGATGGCGCAGGTGGGTCGCCTGATGCCCGCCGAACTCCGCGAGACAGCGGAGGGTGGCCTGGCGCAGACGCCGACGGGCCTGGCGGTGACGGCGCGCATGGAGGGCCGCGAGGACGCGGGCGGGATGATCGAGCTGCCGATGGTGTGA